The sequence GGTTAATGAGTTTATTCTTAATGCCTCTCATCGGAAGATCGAGCGGATGAGTGCTTATTCTATGATGGAAGACCCTATGACTTCATGTGGCTGTTTTGAGTGTATCTCGGCGATTCTGCCTATGACCAACGGGGTGATGATCGTGGATCGGGATCATCCGGATATGACCCCCTGTGGGATGAAATTCTCATCTCTGGCTGGTTCTGTGGGCGGCGGCCAGCAAACACCGGGTTTTATCGGACATTCCAAATACTACATTGGAAGCAAGAAATATATCTCAGCCGAAGGCGGCTTCAAACGAATTACCTGGATGCCCAGAAGGCTGAAAGAAGAACTGCGCCCTATGCTTGAAAAGCGGGCTGAGGAAGAAGGAATCCTGGGCTTTGTGGATATGATTGCCGATGAGACGGTGGGTATAACAGAAGAAGAAATAATGGAACACTGCATGGCCGTGAGACATCCGGCTATGGAAATGGAGCCGATGATATAAACAATTAAGGTAACCATTTAGCCACTGATTAACACGGATTAGCACGGATAAATAGCAGATAGTAGAGGACAGAAGACAAAGGTGAGAGTAGGGGCAACCCCTTGTGGTTGCCCAACTGTGGTTGCCTTACAGACACGAATCACGGACACGGTTCACGGATTTAATGATTCATAATATTAAAAAAATCAGTGTTTCATCTGGGTAAATCCGTGGCTGAATAGTTACCAATTAAGGAGGGTGATCTGGATGAAATCTTTCAGAAACCAAAGGGGAGCTTCGATTGTTAACATCCTGACTCTCGTAGTGGTCATTGGTTTAGTCATTACGGGCATAGATTTTGGTCTTCGCTACAAGGCCCGTAAAAGGCTTACTAAGGCAGTAGAGGAAGCTGCCCTGGCCGGCGCCGCCCTTTTGCCTGACGAACCTATGGCTAAAGAAATCGCTAAAGAGCATGCGGCCATGTATGGGGTTGATGATATTACCATTAATATACCAGTTAAAGGAGATTATAATAAAATAGAGGTAATAGCTGAGGCAGGGGCTAATCTTATTTTCCTTCCTATGATGGGATTGGATCCGGGCGACCAAATTGAGGTCAGAGCAGTAGCTGAAAGAGGGACAGGCGGCCAACCCCGGTTTGTGGAGCGAGAGCATAAGTATTACTAATGACCATTGACTGAAGACTGAAGGCTGAAGGCTTTTAGGCTGAAGGTGGAAGGCTTTTAGGGACAGCCTTCAGCCTTCAGCCTTCAGATTATTTAACCAGGGAGGTTCTAAAATATGGCTTATGATGCAACAAAACTCAAGGATTGGCAGATTGCCCAAGAGGCGGAAAAAAACATGCCAAGCCCTTCCGAATGGGGAGAGAAATTAGGGCTTAAGAAAGACGAGATCATTCATTATGGAAGGATATGCAAGCTTGATTTTTTAAAGATTATTGAGCGGCTTAAAGATAAACCTGACGGCAAATATATAGATATTACAGCTATTACCCCTACGCCATTGGGTGAAGGAAAGAC comes from bacterium and encodes:
- a CDS encoding pilus assembly protein TadG-related protein, whose protein sequence is MKSFRNQRGASIVNILTLVVVIGLVITGIDFGLRYKARKRLTKAVEEAALAGAALLPDEPMAKEIAKEHAAMYGVDDITINIPVKGDYNKIEVIAEAGANLIFLPMMGLDPGDQIEVRAVAERGTGGQPRFVEREHKYY